GGAGACAATAGCCGCAGATGATTCGTGGAGGAACGTCCGTGTCCTCCCTCAGCTTCATACACTACTCTATGCTAATGAACGTGGTGTCTAATCTTCAATAATTTAGATTAGAATTGAAAATATTATTGTTTTTTAAGTAAAATATATAGAATATTAAAGTGTAAATTGACCATATTATGGTCCAACAAATTAATAATAATTAATAATAAAGGAAGAAAAAATGTCACAACAAGAAGAAATGAAAAATCTCACTCTCCTTGGGAGTAATGAGACACCTTATATTTTTGAATACTCTCCACAAGTTTTGGAATCTTTTGATAATCGTCATGCTGATAATGATTATTTTATCAAATTTAACTGTCCAGAATTTACGTCACTTTGTCCTATTACTGGGCAACCAGATTTCGCTAGCATCTATATCTCTTATATTCCAGACCAGCTTTGTGTGGAGTCTAAATCTCTAAAGCTTTATCTCTTTAGCTATCGTAACCATGGTGATTTTCACGAAAACTGTATTAATACCATTGGTAAAGATTTAGTGGAGCTTTTGAACCCTCGTTACCTTGAGGTTTGGGGTAAATTTACTCCTCGTGGTGGTATTTCAATTGACCCCTATTACAACTATGGTCGTCCAAAAACAAAATATGAAAATATGGCCGAGCAACGTCTTTTTAATCATGATCTATATCCTGAAAACATTGATAATCGTTAATCTAATGATGAAAGTCCTTATGAGAATAATGGACTTTTTTCTTGTCAAAAAATAGATTAGGTGGTACCGAAAGTAAAGACCCTTTTAACATTATATTGGTTAGATATTAGAAACTTCTATCGTCAAAATAGTTTGATAATAGAAGTTTTATTTCTTACAATAAAGTTGTAAATCAAATTATAAGCGATTGCTTGTAAGGCTTATAGTTATTATGGTCGTGGATATTCTTAAAACTATACTTATAATCCATAGTATAATAAATATTATTCAGGGTATAACTACTATGGATATAAAGGTTACTATGGTAGTGTAAAATAAGTTGTGTAAACACAAAAAAGGAATAAATCCGTTATAGTAGAGTTGCAAAACATTACTAGAAAGAGATTTATTCCTATGACTCAGTTTACCACAGAACTACTTAACTTCCTAGCCCAAAAGCAAGATATTGATGAATTTTTCCGTACTTCTCTTGAAACAGCTATGAATGATCTGCTTCAAGCAGAGTTATCAGCCTTTTTAGGGTATGAACCTTACGATAAATTAGGCTATAATTCTGGGAATAGTCGTAACGGAAGCTATGCACGGAAATTCGAAACCAAATATGGGACTGTTCAGTTGAGTATTCCTAGAGATCGTAATGGGAACTTTAGTCCAGCTTTGCTTCCCGCTTATGGACGTCGAGATGACCACTTGGAAGAGATGGTTATCAAACTCTATCAAACCCGTGTAACGACTCGAGAAATTAGTGATATCATCGAGCGAATGTATGGTCATCACTATAGTCCTGCCACAATTTCTAATATCTCAAAAGCAACTCAGGAGAATGTCGCTACTTTTCATGAGCGAAGCTTAGAAGCCAATTACTCTGTTTTATTTCTTGACGGAACCTATCTTCCCTTAAGACGTGGAACCGTTAGTAAAGAATGTATTCATATCGCACTTGGCATTACACCAGAAGGACAGAAGGCTGTTCTTGGATATGAAATCGCCCCAAATGAAAACAATGCTTCTTGGTCCACCCTGTTAGACAAGCTTCAAAACCAAGGAATCCAACAGGTTTCTCTTGTAGTGACCGATGGCTTCAAGGGGCTTGAAGAGATTATCAATCAGGCTTACCCATTAGCTAAACAACAACGTTGCTTAATTCATATTAGTCGAAATCTAGCTAGTAAAGTGAAACGAGCAGATAGAGCGGTTATTCTGGAGCAATTTAAAACGATTTATCGTGCTGAAAATTTAGAAATGGCAGTGCAAGCTTTAGAGAACTTTATCGCTGAATGGAAACCAAAGTATAGGAAAGTCATGGAAAGTCTGGAGAATACGGATAATCTTTTAACTTTTTATCAGTTTCCCTACCAGATTTGGCATAGCATTTATTCGACAAACCTCATTGAGTCTCTTAACTAAGAAATCAAACGTCAAACGAAAAAGAAGGTTCTTTTTCCTAACGAGGAGGCTCTGGAACGTTATTTAGTTACCCTGTTTGAAGATTATAATTTCAAGCAAAATCAACGCATCCATAAAGGATTTGGCCAATGTGCTGACACACTTGAAAGCTTATTTGATTTCTTAGGGGTTATTATCTAATTATAGACCCTAAACAAACATCTTTTGTAAAAAGCCTTTTTCTGTTCTTTCAACAAATCTAACTTACGTTGATGGAGAGCGATAGTATCATCTAACTGTTTGAAGAATGAACCTATTTTTTGTTGTTCTTCATAACTGGGAACAAAAGCACCCACACTATTAATTACAGTTTTCGATAAACTAGGTACACCAGTAGATTCATCAAATTTTTTCCAATTTTTTTTTAAAAAATAGATAGTGAAAATTGAAGGTCAATATTTTGTTTAGGAACAGCATAAAACAAGGTATCGACAGTCCAAAAAGGCGCTTTTAATAAATAAGGCTTATCAATTGTCCCTTTCCTTCCGAACCCAATGGCATCTATATCTGATAGCGCTCTATCTACACTTAGCATATATCCACCAGTTCCATAGACAGGTATTGATCCCGCATTCAGATGTTTGTAGTCTTTTCCAGACTTAACATCAATAAAATCAGCAAACTTACGCTGTTCCCAATCATCCGTAAAACCATCAAATCTTAATTCTGGAGCCTGTACTTTTTCCTTCATTTCGACACTCCCAGTTCCTTAAAGTGGTTTGCTAAGGTTTGATTAGCTTTCGCAATCTCTGCGTCTACTTCATCTATTTGACCTTGAATATCCACTAAGTCAAATCGGTTCTTCCTCTTCAAAGGTATCCATATAACGCGGAATATTTAAGTTGTAATCATTCTCAATGACTTCCTCAAGCGTTGCTAAGTGGCTATATTTATCAACCGCCTTGCGATGAATGACTGTTTCAGTGATCTTGTAAATATCTTCTGGGCGTAATTGCTTTTGATTCTTCATCTTTTCAAAGCCTTGACTTGCGTCCACAAAAAGAATATCTGAGTTTGCTCGATTCTTTTTAAGAATTAAGACACAAACGGGAATGCCTGTGTTCAAAAAGAGTTTATCTGGAAAACCAATTACCGATTCAATTTGATGTTTATCAATCAAAGCTTTTCGAATCCGTCCTTCCGCAGCGCCTCTAAACAAGACACCGTGTGGGAGGGTAATGGCCACGCGGCCACTCTCTTTGGTATGGTACAAACAATGCGACAAGAAAGAATCTTCCGATTTAGTTTTTGGCGCAATGCCATATTCACGAAATCGAGGGTCATCGATATCGCACTTGATACTGAGCCCAAGCTCAAACAAACCTACGAAACCTACTTATCGCTTCATGATGCTTAGATGGTGAATAAACATCCCGCGTAACTGGCAAACCTGTTAGCTACTTACGAGTCAAACGGTACGGCAATGGACATGACGATCGCGACGCTTAAGCGACACAAAGTCGCTGTTCTCGCCGCTGTCACCAGCCCTTATTCCAACGGTCCAATCGAAGGGATTAACCTCCTCATCAAGTCATTCAAACGATCCTGTTTTTGCTTCAAGAATCAGCTGAACTTCTTCAAACGAATCTACCAAATCACGCCATAACATGACAAAGACGGCTCCCCAAATGGAGAACCGCCTCAAATGATAAATTTATTATTCAACACCAGTTGACGTAGAACCACAGTTATGGTTCTTGTGTATTTTTTTATCTCTTGTTTTTTCCCGAAATAAGAGTAATATAGAGGTATGCTTAATTTTTTAGGTAAAAAATTATTTTAAAGAGGTAAATATAAACATGCAAGGAGTTCTTTTCGCGCTTGTTCCAATTTTTGCTTGGGGTGCTGTCGGATTGGTAGCTAATAAATTTGGTGGTGATCCTAATCAACAAACACTGGGAATGACTTTGGGCGCTTTTGTTGTTGCACTTATTGTTTCCTTATTCCGCATGCCAACGTTGACATGGCAAATTTTCTTAATTGGATTTATTGGTGGATTGTTTTGGGCAATTGGACAATTTGGTCAGTTTAATTCAATGAAATACATGGGTGTTTCAGTAGCGAGTCCACTTTCAGCAGGAAGTCAATTAGTATTTGGTGTATTGCTTGGGGTTTTTGCTTTCCACGAATGGACAAAACAAATTCAATTTATTATCGGATTTATTGCGATGGCTGTTTTGGTAGTTGGGTTCTATTTCTCAGCTAAACGTGACCCAGAAAATGCAGTTGTTGAAGAAGGACGTAATTATACTAAAGGATTGATTGCTTTAACTTACTCAACTTTGGGATATGTTCTCTATGTTATTCTTTTTAATAACTTAGCAGTACTTTGGTTCAATGTTCATTTTGATACACTGACAATTATCTTGCCAATGTCAGTTGGAATGATCTTTGGAGCACTTGTGATGGGTCGTTTCAAAATTAAAATGGAAAAATATGTTTATCTAAATATGATTGATGGAGTAATGTTTGGTGTAGGTAATATCTTTATGCTTATGGCTGCAAGCGCTGCTGGTAACGCAATTGCCTTTTCATTCTCACAATTAGGTGTTATCATTTCAATTATTGGAGGAATTCTCTTCCTTGGTGAAAAGAAAACCAAAAAAGAATTGGTTTATGTTGGAATTGGAATTGTTCTGTTCGTAACAGGTGCAATTTTACTTGCAATTGTAAAATCTAAAGGATAATAAAAAAGCTGTCAGTAAACTGACGGCTTTTTTTGTGAGTTAATTTACTGACTAGTTTTCTGTCAGTAAAATTTTAGAGTTTTTCATTAACGAAATTCACAAAATGATTTAAAAAACATTTGGAGCACTACTGCGAGGGACAGTTTTCTTGGCATCAATGGAATTTGTTCTGCTGTACAATTTGGATGATAGCCTAAACAATCCTTTACTATAGTAGAAAGAGGGACAAATTTTTGGTTTTTAGTCACAGTTGCTTCAACTGAGGCTATTTTTTGGAAGTTTGTCAAATGGTGTTGAAGGATAGTTTCTATCCCTTGGAAGTGTTTCTAAATATTTATTGAAAGAATCAAGTATGAGTATGTCTCCCATTTTCCCACTTTAGAAATAAACAGTTCTTTTGAAAGATCAATTACCCTAGCCAAGTCTTGATTTTTATAGTCGTAACCAAATAATTGCCATGGAACTGTTCCGTTTGTTATACTGTTTGAAATATCAATGTATTTGTTATTAGAGGTAGTGTAAAATAAGTTGTGTAAACACAAAAAGGAATAAATCCGTTATAGTAGAGTTGCAAAACATTACTAGAAAGAGATTTATTCCTATGACTCAGTTTACCACAGAACTACTAAACTTCCTAGCCCAAAAGCAAGATATTGATGAATTTTTCCGTACTTCTCTTGAAACAGCTATGAATGATCTGCTTCAAGCAGAGTTATCAGCCTTTTTAGGATATGAACCTTACGAGAAATTAGGCTATAATTCTGGGAATAGTCGTAACGGAAGCTATGCACGGAAATTCGAAACCAAATATGGGACTGTTCAGTTGAGTATTCCTAGAGATCGTAATGGGAACTTTAGTCCAGCTTTGCTTCCCGCTTATGGACGTCGAGATGACCACTTGGAAGAGATGGTTATCAAACTCTATCAAACCGGTGTAACGACTCGAGAAATTAGTGATATCATCGAGCGAATGTATGGTCATCACTATAGTCCTGCCACAATTTCTAATATCTCAAAAGCAACTCAGGAGAATGTCGCTACTTTTCATGAGCGAAGCTTAGAAGCCAATTACTCTGTTTTATTTCTTGACGGAACCTATCTCCCCTTAAGACGTGGAACCGTTAGTAAAGAATGTATTCATATCGCACTTGGCATTACACCAGAAGGACAGAAGGCTGTTCTTGGATATGAAATCGCCCCAAATGAAAACAATGCTTCTTGGTCCACCCTGTTAGACAAGCTTCAAAACCAAGGAATCCAACAGGTTTCTCTTGTAGTGACCGATGGCTTCAAGGGGCTTGAACAGATTATCAATCAGGCTTACCCATTAGCTAAACAACAACGTTGCTTAATTCATATTAGTCGAAATCTAGCTAGTAAAGTGAAACGAGCAGATAGAGCGGTTATTCTGGAGCAATTTAAAACGATTTATCGTGCTGAAAATTTAGAAATGGCAGTGCAAGCTTTAGAGAACTTTATCGCTGAATGGAAACCAAAGTATAGGAAAGTCATGGAAAGTCTGGAGAATACGGATAATCTTTTAACTTTTTATCAGTTTCCCTACCAGATTTGGCATAGTATTTATTCGACAAACCTCAGTGAGTCTCTTAACAAAGAAATCAAACGTCAAACGAAAAAGAAGGTCCTTTTTCCTAACGAGGAGGCTCTGGAACGTTATTCAGTTACCCTGTTTGAAGATTATAATTTCAAGCAAAATCAACGCATCCATAAAGGGTTTGGCCAATGTGCTGACACACTTGAAAGCTTATTTGATTAACATTCTTCAACTCTACTTGAGTGTTTACACATAATTATTGACAGTATCGTTACTATCCGAACTATAACTATGATTATGGTTATAACAATTATAACGAATCAAGTACATATCGATATACTTGTACCACATCTTAAGTGAAGTAGCTACTATGTGAACTATAACGGTCGCTGGGTTCGTGGTGACAACTATAATAACAATAATGATGTTCTAACAATACACTAATGATTGGTTATGAGATTTTGAAAAAACGCTCCTCACTACCGTTATGAAAATGATATTCACTATTATTTGAAAGATAATGTCGATTATTACTCTTATTCAAATGGTAAGTGGGTACTTTTAAAGATTTAAGCACGGATTCTGAAGCTCAAACAACCTCAGAAACAGCTTCAACAGCCGATTCAACTTTAACGCTTTTAAGGGAATTGCTTGGGCACGTGACTATTTATTATAACTAATCTCAAGAGCGGTGTTGACGACAAATGATATAGTGATGTTGAATTTAGATATGTTAAATTTATTTACCATGTAGAACCAACTGGAAATTCTGACTATGTTGACTTTGATTCAGCGATGGCTGTATTTAACGAAATTAATGCACAACGTAAAGCAGCAGGTTTGCCAGAACTTACATGGTCTGATGGTTTTTACAATAGCACAACTCTTCTACATGCCGAAAATATTTCACAAAGATATAACAGTGATGGTATTGTTTATCGTCGTGAATCTGATGGTTCAGTGGTATTTATGACCTTCTCATGAGTCCAGATGTTACCCAAGCAGCAGTTGCTTGCGTTGTCGCTGGTGATGCTACATACTACTGGACATTAAAATACCAATAATAAGATTTTAAATATTGTCCCAATATAGGAGGAGCACGAGATTAGTCTTGGATTCTTTTACTTTATTGATTGAACGTTTGAGTCTTCAATGTGGTATAATAAAGCCTAGAAAGAAGGCGAAACTATGAAGGTAAAAAGAGTTCAAGATTATATCTCTAAAGATTGGTTCGACGAGACAGATGGTTCTTATTTTGAACGACTTAATAGTCGTTTACAGGTCCTTCTAAGAAAAGACTACCCTGATTTAAAAGGGAATGACTTTATAAGTAATATCAGTCTTTTAGATTATAGGTTAGTTTTTCTCGACGAGGTTATCGCAAATGCTAATGAGAAAAATAAGCATGTGCGTGAAACAGTTCATGATGTGACCAAGGGTTTGCTATACGAAGATAAGGATGTCCAGGAACAATTGGATAGTCAAATTACTTTTGGCCAAAAGGTGGCGGATGAAGTGGCCAGATTTGGTGGATCTTGGATTTTTATCTTGTCATTCATTGCTTTTATGGGGATTTGGATGGGGCTGAATGTCGTCCAACCCTTTGGTATTGCCTTTGACAAGTACCCATTTATTCTGTTGAATCTCGTCTTATCTACACTGGCTGCAGTTCAGGCACCTCTGATTATGATGAGTCAGAATCGAGCATCGGATTATGATCGATTGCAAGCACGAAATGACTATCACGTCGATAAACAATCAAAGGAAGAAATCCGACTTTTACATGAAAAGATTGATCACTTGGTGCAACAAGACCAATCAGATTTGCTTACTATTCAAAAATTGCAGACAGAAATGCTAATGGCAGTTAGTCAACAAGTTGAGAAGATATCAGATGATATTCGTATTTTGAAAGTAATGAGGCTAGAAAGGGGTACTCATGAAGACAAAGATAATTAATTTAGTTGTTGTTACAGGGATGAGTGGTGCAGGTAAGACTGTAGCAATTCAATCGTTTGAGGACATTGGTTATTTTACTATTGATAATATTCCACCTTCATTGGTGCCAAAGGTTATTGAGTTGTTGAAACACAGTGAAGAGACAGATAAGATTGCTCTTGTTGTAGACATGCGTAGTCGTGTTTTCTTTGACGAAATTAACGATATTCTAGATCAGTTGGAAAGCAATGAGGAACTCAATTTCAAAATTCTTTTCTTAGATGCTACTGATGGTGAATTAGTTTCACGTTATAAAGAGACGCGTCGTAGTCATCCACTAGCGGCAGATGGACGTGTTTTGGATGGAATTAAGCTAGAGCGTGAACTTTTATCGCCACTTAAGAGTTTGAGTCAAAACGTGGTGGATACAACTAAACTAACTCCACGTCAGCTTCGTAAGGCAATTTCTGAACAATTTTCATCTAAGCAAGACCAATCTTCTTTCCGTATTGAAGTTTTGAGTTTTGGATTTAAATATGGATTGCCATTGGATGCAGATTTGGTATTTGATGTACGTTTCTTGCCAAATCCATATTATGATCCTACTCTTCGTAACCTCACTGGCTTGGACAAAGAAGTTTATGATTTTGTTATGACTCATAAGGAATCAGAGGATTTTTACAAGAATTTAAGTCATCTCATTAAACCAATTCTTCCAGGCTATCAAAAAGAAGGTAAATCTGTTCTTACCATTGCTGTTGGATGTACAGGTGGTCAACACCGTAGTGTAGCTTTTGCGCATCGTCTAGCTCAAGATTTGAAAAATGATTGGACGGTAAATGAAACACATCGTGATAAGGATAGACGTAAGGAGACGGTGAATCGTTCATGAAAAAACCAAGAATTACAGTAATAGGTGGGGGAACTGGTATTCCAGTTATTCTTCGTAGTTTGCGTCATAAAGATGTTGATATCACCGCTGTTGTAACTGTGGCTGATGATGGCGGTTCTTCAGGAAATTTGCGTAATATCATGAAACTAACTCCTCCAGGGGATTTGCGTAATGTTTTGGTTGCTATGAGTGATATGCCTAAACTTTATGAACGCGTTTTCCAATATCGTTTTGATCAAACTGATGGAGCTTTAGCTGGTCACCCACTTGGAAATCTGATTATCGCTGGAATCTCAGAAATGCAAGGGTCTACCTATAATGCTATGCAGCTTTTAACGAAGTTTTTCCATGTTACAGGTAAGATTTATCCTGCCAGCGAGACTGCTCTAACCCTTCATGCCGTTTTTCAAGATGGACATGAGGTGGCAGGTGAGAGTAGCATTTCCCAATATGATGGTATGATTGAGCGTGTCTATGTGACTAACGCCTACAATGAAGATGTGCCGAAGGCTAGTCGTAAGGTTGTTGATGCCATTATGAATAGTGATATGATTGTACTAGGACCTGGCTCACTTTATACATCAATTTTGCCAAATCTGGTTATACCAGAGATTCGTCAGGCGCTTATAGAGACTAAGGCTGATGTTACTTACATTTGTAATATTATGACTCAGTACGGAGAAACGGAGCACTTCTCAGATGCTGACCATGTGGCCGTTCTCAATCGTCATCTTGGCTCTGATGTTATCGATAATGTTTTGGTTAACGTCAAGAAGGTTCCTCAGGAATACATGGCTAGTAATGAATTTGATGAATACCTTGTTCAGGTTGAGCATGATTTTGAGGGCTTACGTCGTGAAGCAAAAACAATTGTTTCTTCTAATTTTCTGCGACTTGAGAACGGTGGTGCCTTCCACCATGGCGATTTGGTAGCGGAAGAGCTTATGCATCTAGTGAGGAAGAAGTCATGAGTTTCACGATTAAGGTTAAAGAAGAGATAATTGCAGCCTCGAGTAAAGATATAGCGGAATTGTCAGCATTAATTAAGATGTCTGGTTCCGTTGGTTTAACGAATCAAGGACTGACTCTCTCGATTTCGACAGAGAATGCAAAAATTGCTCGTCATATCTACCAGTTGATAGAAAATCGCTACCGTTGCAATCCTGAATTGAGGCATTATAACAAGACTAATCTCAAGAAAAATCGTGTTTACACTGTCTTTGTTGCTGAGAATGTCAATGATATTTTGTCTGATTTACAATTAGCCGATTCTTTCTTTGGCTTTGAAACAGGCATTGAAACGACAATAATGGAAGATGACGATGCTGGAAGGTCCTATTTACGAGGTGCTTTTTTGGCAACTGGAACGGTACGTGATCCTGAAAAAGGACGTTACCAATTGGAAATTTTCTCTGTTTATCAGGACCACGCAGAAGATTTAGCCTCTCTTATGAAAAAATTTATGCTTGATGCCAAGGTTTTACAACATAAAAATGGATTTGTGACTTATCTTCAAAAAGCAGAAGATATTATGGATTTTCTCATTATTATTGGTGCTATGACCTCTAAGGAGATTTTTGAAGAGGTCAAAATCATGAGGGAGACCAGAAATGACCTCAATCGTGCTAATAATGCTGAGACAGCGAATATTGCTAGAACGATTAGTGCTAGTATGAAAACAATTAATAATATTATCAAGATTATGGATACGGTTGGCTTGGAGATTTTACCGGTGGAGCTGCGCCAAATTGCCCAACTCCGTATTGCCAATCCAGATTATTCTATCCAGCAAATCGCAGATAGTATAGAACCTCCTCTAACCAAGAGTGGTGTCAACCATCGTCTCAGAAAAATAAATAAGATAGCAGACGATTTGTAAGTAGAAATGAAGCTTTTATGGCT
This region of Streptococcus thermophilus genomic DNA includes:
- the rapZ gene encoding RNase adapter RapZ codes for the protein MKTKIINLVVVTGMSGAGKTVAIQSFEDIGYFTIDNIPPSLVPKVIELLKHSEETDKIALVVDMRSRVFFDEINDILDQLESNEELNFKILFLDATDGELVSRYKETRRSHPLAADGRVLDGIKLERELLSPLKSLSQNVVDTTKLTPRQLRKAISEQFSSKQDQSSFRIEVLSFGFKYGLPLDADLVFDVRFLPNPYYDPTLRNLTGLDKEVYDFVMTHKESEDFYKNLSHLIKPILPGYQKEGKSVLTIAVGCTGGQHRSVAFAHRLAQDLKNDWTVNETHRDKDRRKETVNRS
- the whiA gene encoding DNA-binding protein WhiA; the encoded protein is MSFTIKVKEEIIAASSKDIAELSALIKMSGSVGLTNQGLTLSISTENAKIARHIYQLIENRYRCNPELRHYNKTNLKKNRVYTVFVAENVNDILSDLQLADSFFGFETGIETTIMEDDDAGRSYLRGAFLATGTVRDPEKGRYQLEIFSVYQDHAEDLASLMKKFMLDAKVLQHKNGFVTYLQKAEDIMDFLIIIGAMTSKEIFEEVKIMRETRNDLNRANNAETANIARTISASMKTINNIIKIMDTVGLEILPVELRQIAQLRIANPDYSIQQIADSIEPPLTKSGVNHRLRKINKIADDL
- a CDS encoding GRP family sugar transporter; amino-acid sequence: MQGVLFALVPIFAWGAVGLVANKFGGDPNQQTLGMTLGAFVVALIVSLFRMPTLTWQIFLIGFIGGLFWAIGQFGQFNSMKYMGVSVASPLSAGSQLVFGVLLGVFAFHEWTKQIQFIIGFIAMAVLVVGFYFSAKRDPENAVVEEGRNYTKGLIALTYSTLGYVLYVILFNNLAVLWFNVHFDTLTIILPMSVGMIFGALVMGRFKIKMEKYVYLNMIDGVMFGVGNIFMLMAASAAGNAIAFSFSQLGVIISIIGGILFLGEKKTKKELVYVGIGIVLFVTGAILLAIVKSKG
- a CDS encoding serine protease; its protein translation is MAVFNEINAQRKAAGLPELTWSDGFYNSTTLLHAENISQRYNSDGIVYRRESDGSVVFMTFS
- a CDS encoding DUF1003 domain-containing protein — translated: MKVKRVQDYISKDWFDETDGSYFERLNSRLQVLLRKDYPDLKGNDFISNISLLDYRLVFLDEVIANANEKNKHVRETVHDVTKGLLYEDKDVQEQLDSQITFGQKVADEVARFGGSWIFILSFIAFMGIWMGLNVVQPFGIAFDKYPFILLNLVLSTLAAVQAPLIMMSQNRASDYDRLQARNDYHVDKQSKEEIRLLHEKIDHLVQQDQSDLLTIQKLQTEMLMAVSQQVEKISDDIRILKVMRLERGTHEDKDN
- a CDS encoding restriction endonuclease yields the protein MKEKVQAPELRFDGFTDDWEQRKFADFIDVKSGKDYKHLNAGSIPVYGTGGYMLSVDRALSDIDAIGFGRKGTIDKPYLLKAPFWTVDTLFYAVPKQNIDLQFSLSIF
- a CDS encoding restriction endonuclease subunit S, with the protein product MFTIYFLKKNWKKFDESTGVPSLSKTVINSVGAFVPSYEEQQKIGSFFKQLDDTIALHQRKLDLLKEQKKAFYKRCLFRVYN
- a CDS encoding YvcK family protein, which encodes MKKPRITVIGGGTGIPVILRSLRHKDVDITAVVTVADDGGSSGNLRNIMKLTPPGDLRNVLVAMSDMPKLYERVFQYRFDQTDGALAGHPLGNLIIAGISEMQGSTYNAMQLLTKFFHVTGKIYPASETALTLHAVFQDGHEVAGESSISQYDGMIERVYVTNAYNEDVPKASRKVVDAIMNSDMIVLGPGSLYTSILPNLVIPEIRQALIETKADVTYICNIMTQYGETEHFSDADHVAVLNRHLGSDVIDNVLVNVKKVPQEYMASNEFDEYLVQVEHDFEGLRREAKTIVSSNFLRLENGGAFHHGDLVAEELMHLVRKKS
- a CDS encoding IS256-like element IS1191 family transposase, yielding MTQFTTELLNFLAQKQDIDEFFRTSLETAMNDLLQAELSAFLGYEPYEKLGYNSGNSRNGSYARKFETKYGTVQLSIPRDRNGNFSPALLPAYGRRDDHLEEMVIKLYQTGVTTREISDIIERMYGHHYSPATISNISKATQENVATFHERSLEANYSVLFLDGTYLPLRRGTVSKECIHIALGITPEGQKAVLGYEIAPNENNASWSTLLDKLQNQGIQQVSLVVTDGFKGLEQIINQAYPLAKQQRCLIHISRNLASKVKRADRAVILEQFKTIYRAENLEMAVQALENFIAEWKPKYRKVMESLENTDNLLTFYQFPYQIWHSIYSTNLSESLNKEIKRQTKKKVLFPNEEALERYSVTLFEDYNFKQNQRIHKGFGQCADTLESLFD
- the queF gene encoding preQ(1) synthase — encoded protein: MSQQEEMKNLTLLGSNETPYIFEYSPQVLESFDNRHADNDYFIKFNCPEFTSLCPITGQPDFASIYISYIPDQLCVESKSLKLYLFSYRNHGDFHENCINTIGKDLVELLNPRYLEVWGKFTPRGGISIDPYYNYGRPKTKYENMAEQRLFNHDLYPENIDNR